A region from the Rosa rugosa chromosome 6, drRosRugo1.1, whole genome shotgun sequence genome encodes:
- the LOC133714721 gene encoding uncharacterized protein LOC133714721, with protein MSGGLRTSVKGYIIAQRVTGALEINTVHENENETSINVTSNSTAADSVDHPPPLSVPETSASYGLNICDGNIPCFSMLSSAAECMASYGTTTGAECPPHAGMSTIHPLFHCLLV; from the exons ATGAGTGGTGGGCTTCGGACAAGCGTGAAGGGGTACATTATTGCACAACGGGTCACTGGGGCACTGGAAATAAACACAGTGCACGAGAATGAGAATGAGACGAGCATAAATGTAACTAGCAATTCCACAGCTGCTGACTCTGTGGATCATCCACCTCCGCTTTCAGTTCCAGAGACTTCAGCTTCATACGGGCTCAATATCTGTGATGGGAACATTCCTTGCTTTTCAATGTTGAGCTCTGCTGCAGAG TGTATGGCTTCTTATGGGACTACAACCGGTGCTGAGTGTCCTCCTCACGCTGGTATGTCTACAATTCATCCACTATTCCACTGTTTACTGGTTTAG